The Glycine soja cultivar W05 chromosome 6, ASM419377v2, whole genome shotgun sequence genome has a window encoding:
- the LOC114416815 gene encoding homeobox-leucine zipper protein ATHB-52-like: MGDFIFSFKTQQQEHHAHHQRAKHNNNKKRLTEDQVAILEKCFSSNMKLEPEQKFHLANQLGLPPRQVAIWYQNKRARWKTQSLEVDHGVLQARLENVVAEKKQLEKDVERLKAELKKAQEMLLITNSVKGGDHNNNNACEFSTSFEEGGSSGVVLDDATYHHHHECWQSGGEVMQVEELYAYFVGANYGTGLHEKGHKI, encoded by the coding sequence ATGGGGGATTTCATCTTCTCCttcaaaacacaacaacaagaacatcaTGCACACCACCAAAGAGCAAAGCATAACAACAACAAGAAGAGGCTAACCGAGGACCAAGTTGCAATTCTCGAGAAGTGCTTTTCCTCCAACATGAAGCTCGAACCGGAGCAGAAGTTCCACCTTGCAAACCAACTTGGTCTGCCTCCAAGACAAGTTGCAATTTGGTACCAAAACAAAAGGGCACGATGGAAGACCCAAAGCCTTGAGGTGGACCATGGTGTGCTTCAGGCAAGGCTAGAGAATGTGGTGGCTGAAAAGAAGCAGCTAGAGAAAGATGTTGAAAGGCTCAAAGCTGAGCTTAAGAAGGCTCAAGAGATGTTGCTTATTACCAATAGTGTCAAAGGTGGagaccataataataataatgcttgTGAATTTTCAACTTCTTTTGAAGAAGGAGGGAGTTCTGGGGTGGTGCTTGATGATGCCacttatcatcatcatcatgagtGTTGGCAAAGTGGTGGTGAGGTTATGCAGGTTGAGGAGCTCTATGCTTACTTCGTGGGTGCAAATTATGGGACAGGCTTGCATGAGAAAGGgcataaaatataa